Part of the Cydia pomonella isolate Wapato2018A chromosome 20, ilCydPomo1, whole genome shotgun sequence genome is shown below.
GATAATCAGTGACGTCGGACTCACTTAGGAGAAGGTTGGGGTTGCTAAAGACGTTTACATAATCGATGCCAAGGTCCTGGGACCTAGTCTCTTAGCTAAGCTGTCTCCTTGCGTCAAGCAGAAGTTCTTGATTTGTGTCCAGGTAAGATTCTAGAGTATCTGAGTTGAAGATTTAGTAAGGACAATATGGAGACGACCGTCTATAAAGTAAAGCCtcaccagtaatatatgatcacgcgccatattgcgaatttttcatactaaactgaactatcaccctatacatgagaataacagtgccctcttgacaattgatcatatatttctggtcaggctttaaaaaCCTAAGTACGTCTACAAGTTATTTCGTTTGTACTGTACACTCCAATTAACGAGCGTGAGCAGGGCAAAAGGAGCACTGCCTATCTCACTGTGTGAGGTACGTATATAAGAGAGTTCTTGACCTACGCCGGTTTCTTAAGGAAATAAATCAACCATGCCGTTTTTCCCCACActtgtattaaaaaattaaaatgtgttaCCACAAAGGTCCACCCAGGTCCACGTGACCCAAAGGTCACGGTTGTCAAAATGCCTGATCTTTTGTGTCTGATCTTACAGCATCTATAGGCAGATCGGCACCCTCTAGTAAATATTCTTGAGGGGATAAAAAGCATGTCAATCCTTAGGGTATCAATCATTGTAACATTGTATatgtttgaaaatatatttttctaactagctgataataaaatgtaattaacgTTTTTACAGGAAGCCTATCCAGTAAAACTAAAAGAAGTCCACATCATCAACACATCTTCAATCGTTGAGCGCTTTATCAACTTTATCAAACCTTTCCTCAAAGAGAAAATCAGGAAAAGAGTAagaacattttgttttatgatTAAACATAAATGCTAGGTTAGGTTACTTTCATTACATTATTGCATCCCTCCTAACAAAGCGAAAATAACCGGCCCAATTGAGTAAATCGACGATTGGTCATTGTCACAGAAAACCAATGTGCATTGGGCAGCGTACGATCGCTCGCTGAAAAAATCCCTGGATGAGACCTTTGTTCAGAGATGTCGACTAATAATTGTTTCAGAAAATTACCTATTGACTTCTTACCATTACTCAACACTTcgcaaaaaaacaaaattgttgtTGAATGTACTTTACGCCTTCAATAAACTTGAGCTCTTAAAAcaaatcataaataaaacttataaacccAATCTTATGTGGTTTACTATaatctgtttaaaaaaaggaTTGTCCTTTGGAAATagtaaaatagaaaatgtatggcgtagtttttcattgtaaaaAAAGGACTATAGTAGACCccgaagataagataagataagataagataagataattctttattgtacaaccgTGTTACAGAggtgttatttaattacatgtgTATGTTTCAACGGTAACCCAATTCGGGTATACAATATacacttaaaactaacttaaaaataagaaacacATTTCCGTTAAAAACATCATATCAATCTATACAGAgtatacactgaaagaaatgtttgcataactgtaacaaaattttggttactgtttacacaaaaattgggacttgcgaactatgtgttatatgttacaaaaccgtgtttggctatcagtgttcaggtactgggtatacactacaaaataagtttgtaaatttatgcaaagtttattttcttataaccgtagtttagttatttagtaaagttacaaaaccagttcggctatctatttttttcagtgtacgGTATCATGACGAatataattcaaagaaatcctTTAGAGAGTAGAATTCATTCTTaataagccatttttttaaactacgtataAATTCCATGTcatctaacatttttaattcatcTGGAAGCTGATTAAAGACTCGAATCGCAGTAATATATGTGCTTTTATCGTAAGTTTTATTTCTGACTAGAGGCAGTTttaaattgtacttatattgagaGCGAAGGTTATCGCGGAGGGAAGCTAATGTTGTAAAGTAATTCTTGTTGCTCTTAAGAAATTTACAGAGttcgtatatatatatgccaGTTAAAGTTAGAAAACCTTTGTTCTTGAAAACATTTCTCAGTGATTGTCCGTGGTTAATACGATAGATAATTCTTAAGCACCTCTTTTGCAAAATGAATGTGGACTGCACGTCTACGGAATTGCCCCAGTATATGACACCATAAGTCAATAGAGAATATATGTTGGCGTAGTACGCACTAATGACAACATCTTCAGAACACGTTTCTGATAATATAGATAATGCGTAACATTGACtggaaattttgttattaatctTCTCTATATGATGTTTCCAGGTCAATTGAGCATCTATTGTTAAGCCTAGGAAACTTATGTTGTCTACTTCTTCTAGTAAAATGCCCGACTCCATCACATTCAAATTTATCGAAGTTTGTTTATAGTTCCTGAACTgcataagtttagtttttgttaaatttacgTTTAGGTTTATTGATTTTAACCAACTGACGACAGTCTTTAcagttttattgatatttgtgCAAAAAGCATCGTCTATTGTTTCaccagaaaataaaattgttgcaTCGTCGGCAAACATTACACATAATTCCTCGATAATATTTGGTAACTCATTGACATAGATAAGGAATAAAAGAGGCCCTAAAATACTGCCTTGAGGAACGCCCAAATTTACAGCTTTGTATTCTGATTGTACTTTTTCAACACTTTTTGTATCTTTATTGTAACTATCGATAACAGTCGCTTGTTTCCTGTCGGTAAAGTAgctttcaaataattttaaggCATTTCCACGGATACCTAAGTGTTCTAGCTGTGATAGTAGGATGGATGGTACCACGCAGTCGAACGCCCTGCTCATATCGAGGAAGAGGCTGACACAAGGTTTTTTGTCATTAACTGCATCCCAAATATACTtgaatgttttaaatattgccAGTGAAGTGGATTTACCTTGCTGAAATCCAAATTGGTTGCTGTTTATTAGGTTGTTCGCGGTGACAAAATGTACAACTCGGCTATAGATaactttttcaacaatttttgaAAAGGAAGGTAATAACGCAATGGGTctgtaattactaattatatttttatttcctgttttatgCAATGGtaaaattaaagattttttcAAATCATCCGGGAAGATTCCCGATTCGagaattaagtttattatatgaACAAGAGGTTCCGCGATATATTCAAAACAAGCTTTTATGACTGGTAGCGGTATGTTATCGTGGCCTGagcttaatttgttttttaatgagtttataATCTTTTTTAACTCGGGTATACTAACTGGGGAAAGAAATATGCTGTGAGAAAGTGATGAGCTTATTGGTTTCCAATTTAATGATGTTGTGTCGCTGATGTTTTGGTCTAtcaaaaaagtattaaatgCTCTCACTATTTCCAATGGATCTCGAGTAACTTGCCCATTCAGATCAATGCTATCAATTATAGGTTTTATGGTATTTGTATTGGATGTGTACTGTTTAATTAACGCCCAAGTAGCCTTTGTTTTGTTTGAGCTGCTATTGATAAATTTATTGCTAGCCAAAATTTTGGAATTACGaatgactttttttaatatttttgcataGTTTTGGTACTGGATTTgatatatgttaacattttttctttggaGATATTTGATATGCATGTACCGTTTTTTTTGGcacgatttttttataccttTTGTTTTCCAATTCTGTTTACGCTTATAGGTAACTTTTTTTCGCTCCAACGGAATACAAAGGTTGAAAAGTAGGGAAAACTtctctaaaaatatattgtatgcCAAATTTGCATGAGAACACTCTAAAACGTCCGAGAAACTAATCTGTTGTATgtattttaagaaaattattaagttTGAATATGTGTTTCTTGTCCAAATAAACCAATATTTTTCggaaaaacttaaattagtttttaattttattagctGACCTGTATGGTCCGCTATGCCTAGGTTTAAAACTTCCGAAGCGTATGTATTAAAATTCGTGACGATGTTGTCGATACAAGTACAAGATTGTTTGTATATTCTGGTGGGGGTTTCAATAGTCAggtttaagttaaatttttttaatgttgttttaaataattttgaagctctgtcattttttaatacatcaataTTAAAATCACCTGCAATCACTATTTTTTTAGCCGCATTCCGTGAACGTaatgttaatttatataagagCAATTCTAGATTTTGTATAAATACATCTAGATCACTATCAGGCGTTCTGTACATActaattatagttaattgtaaTTCGGGAATTAAGATACCACAGACTTCAAAGTGTGATTCAAGTGACATATCCGAAATCCAGTGAACTACTTTATATGTTAATGAATTTTCGACATATATGCATACTCCACCCCTTGATTTACGCTTCCGACAAAAATGTGAAGCTAATTTATAACCGTCCAATTGCAGCACATTAGGTTCATTGCCTTTCATAAAAGTTTCTGAAAAACACAACacattgtaacaatttttttgcgTTATTAATTCAAGTTGGTCGATTTTAGATTTGAGACCTTGAACATTTTGATGCAAAATTTGGAATGTAAAGTCTTTGTCCTTTTTAGGTACGAAAACAATCTTGCTTGTACGTAGGAGTTTGAGGTAGGTCCTGTCTGCTTGAACATGGTCTAGAAAGGGACTGGTTATTCATATAACAAAAATCGTCTAATGTTCCGTCCGTTTGGGTGGCTATTTCCGTGTAGTTCGTGGCCGACGTGTCGCCCTGCGTAGGTGAGTTTTCTTGATATGCGGTGCTAGTAGAGCTGCGGTTCAGACTATGGTCAGCATTTGTCAAGGTAGTTTTGGCTTCTCCCTTTGCTCTATGTTCTACTCCATTTATGAACAACTTATTGTTTCTGATGACTGCGTACTTCCCGCTTCTACGTGCATCGATCATCGTTGCTCTTAGCGATTTTCTATTATCTAAGGCTTCCTTGTTGAGAACCTCAGACACAGCATAACCAGTGGACCCGAAATAGCGCGCGTTTTCCAGTACGTACCTCTTCATTCTGGAACTGATGACCTCAATAATTAGAGGACGGCGATTTCCCTTTTTTCCAATTCTTTTTACTGATTCTATGAACCCGTTTATTTCAATACCTAGAATATCCATGAACATACTGTTAATACGTCGGTATAGATCGGTCTCCACCTCTCGGTGGTATTCATCTAAGCCATATAagataaatctttttttattatcatcaaTTATTGGGCTTTCCGAGTTAGTGGTTTTTGATAGTATTTCTTGTAACTGGTATTTAATTTCACAGTTCTCTTTTTCCAaagtctgtatttttttatcaataagttGCAATTGCTGGGAAAATGTTTGTTGTTGAGCTGAAAGAGcggaattatttttttcaattacttCTCGTTTAAGCTTGTCCAAGGCCAAGTCTATTTCTGATTGAATTAATGTTTTTAACTcctgtaaaatgttaatattgtttttcttcaatttagactccaTTAGGGTCCCGATTTGTTCAATGGTAATACTAGAGTTTGATTGATACGTTTCCGTATCATCCACCGTGCAGTTTCCAGCTCCAGGGCAAGAAATATTGTCATCAACTGACATGTCCGTGTTGTCTAGTGCTGTATCTAATTGTCTCCCAACCGGGGTGTCATCATTTCGAATACGCCGCGTAGTGATATTTATGCACATCGGACAGCGCCAAGTCCTTTTTATCTGTTGGTGTTTTTCTCTGAACTCCGCTGATGTAATATTCAGGCACCGGTAATGATAAGCACGAGAGCAAGCAATACATTCAAGTTTTTCCAAACTGCTTATTTGTAAGTCGCAAATAAAGCAGTTCATTGTAACTggcttatttttattctttgaaaatataaaataaaaatgccgCTAATATCTAATAACAACGCTATCAACAATAACAAGTAATAGCATTTCTTCGAGCCTCATTCATTAGCTGAGTGGTATAAGTGTCCGGACAAGACGGAGGCAAATGgtcgtaagcgccatgaattttacggcACTTACGACTTTTCGTCACACAACACTGCAGTGATCGTTGCTTGCAATCTAGTTGTCGGTTATTATCACTACAAATACACAATTTATCGAGTTTCTAGTTCACAATACACAATCGTCACAGGATCTAGACTTAAATTCACTTCAATTTAACGTGTTGACACTTAAATTTGAatagtatttagtttttattttacggaGCTCAAATAACAGATGTTAACGTTTACGCGAGCGGAGGGTAGCCACCCACCGAAGAGTTTTACTATCCATGTTTGACTATTAGAATAaggttaaaataaaatcgagttacaaaattaatataagtttttttaaaaatcCGTCACATTACAGATCTACGTCCACAAAGGTATGAAAGAGCTGAGCAAACACATCCCTCTGGAGATGCTGCCAGCTGAGTACGGTGGCAAGAGCCCCAGCATTGACGTTCTACATGGTGAGTTTAACCTATGTCCACAAATGAATGGTTAGCTACATTCGGATGGCGGCAACAGcgttactgtttttattatttgattcaaaaaatttacacagcattacagcgaactaatacactgtgaaatATATAATAGACAGTATTTATACAAACTAGATACATAAGACAGTCTATAAAGGACAAACAGAAAAAatgtaagaaagaaagaagatagAAGACTCTCGCTTATCCATCGTCTCGCTCATCCAACTACTTGCAAATACATCATATTCCGGTGCTGATGCGAGGAGCGCGTTAATATATTGTAGAGCGCGGACAAGTGGTGATTTGCCATAGGACATAGTGCGTGTTTTAGGCACagtaaaggtgcgaccagaccgcagcttaaaaacggtcacgatacggaatcgcagtgacgcgtcgtatgcgtaccgtttttgacgcttGCTCCCCACGCCGCTGGGAATATGGGACTATTGGCACGGCTAAAAGTCATCACGGAGCACTTTGATTTGTTGAAAAGGAGCTTGTTGTTAATGCTCCACTGATGAAGGCGATCGATATCCTGTTGCAAAGATGCACAGTCGGACAACTGCTGCACTCCATAAATAAGCTTTAGGTCGTCAATATCTGGCGTGCTTAGGGACTGCAGCTAAGTCTGACTCCGGAACGTGTGTGGTAGGATTTCGATATGAAGTATCCATGCTGCACGCACTGCTGTCGACCGCGCAGATAACTAGCGAACAACCGGAATAGCTTCGGCGAGAAGCCAACACTACATAGCTTGCTCAACAGTACGTCGTTATCCACGCGATCAAAAGCCTTCTTGAAGTCAAAGTACAGCACGTCAACTTGTATTCCCTTATCTAAATGCTCAGAGACGGAGTCAACCAGAGTAATAGGTTCGTTTGAGAAGATCCCTTTGGCCTGAAACCGTGCTGAGAATCGCAGAGGTAAGTAAGGTTTTACTTGAGAAGCGACAAGTCTATTTACGATTGACTCAAACACTTTTGCAATAGAAGATAATTCTATAGGGAGGTAATTCTTGACCTTAGACGTTTCACTCGATTTTGGGATGGAACGCACTCGTGTAATCTTCCATTGACACGGATACTCCCCAGAACCAAGTTGAAATTGTGAAGTAGTGGCCCAGTTAGCCATTGCTTACACTCCTGGATAACGTCTACGCGCTTTACCAAATTTTAATTTCCTAGGTATGCAAATGTCAAACATGTTGTATATTATAGTATAAGACTGGGTGACAATCAAGACAAAGATGAAAATCCAATGATCAAGTCAATCAGAGTCCTTTGAGTCTTTTGCTTTAAGATTTGAGTTTTTCAGTGTTTAGTCAGACCTGAGTATTAATTGtaaagacttgagtccttttgaAGACAATTCtcaaattatgtacagttatttAAAAAACGCACTGTCTCCATATGAAATTCCCGAGTTATGTAGGTATAACCTGTCcgatttctaagatcaagttcgccatacatttactatggcgtacttgatcttagaaaaacGGTCAGACTATACTCATAATTAAATACCGCCTATTTTTCTCTAGTGTTCATTTAGATAAAACCTAGATTTTTGGCGAAATATTTATCTGAAGATTCTGAAGGCTCCAGTCCTTTTAAGTTGTGCTTAAAAGAGTAAATGAAGGACTCGATTCGGGAATttaaagactcagaagtttttagCGCAGTCGCGTAAAACCAATTCTatcgtattttttaaatcaactaTTATTAACTGTCAATCCCCTTGATAAAATTAATGAGGAATTGAACGTTATAATCGCATCAGCAAATGCGATAACGATAGCAACACGATCAAGGAAACTGACAGAGACATCGCCAGCGTCAGCGCTATAGCAGTGACGTTTGCAACAGTAGACGCTAACTAGTAACGCTGATGCAGTCGACATCCGAATGAAACCTATACACTAAAACTTAATTCATATATCTACTTAATCTGatatgtatttttctatggATGCTTGTTTGTTTCACACACGCTGGCAAATATGCTGCCGCTGTTTTACTTTAGCGTCAAGTCTGTATAAAATGCTAACGCTATATCACTCATTTCAGAACAATGGCGACTAAAGTTAGAAGAATACCGCGATTGGTTTGCTGCGCAAGAGTCAGTGAAAGCCAACGAGGCGCTCCGGCCGGGTCAGCCGACCAACTACGACGAACTCTTCGGTATCGATGGCTCCTTCAGACAGCTGTCTATAGATTAAGCTTAACCAGACCGCTTGGAACACACCGCTTGACTTGCGTTGTCTCGTACGACTCCATATGactagcgcgacttcaagtatggatgTTATGCTAAGCGGTCCCTTATTTCACTAATTTGGCATAAGTCATCTGCTCTGgcacaaagagaatttgaaatagaagtggattgtcatagaaaactttgtagtcgCAATAAATTTacagccatctttcgacactcgattaaaattttagaaagccattttactttgatccttattctttcactgatatgtgttaaatttgttagatatcaaaaactggtgccatctaatagatcaaataccacaacctttagccgattcCCATTAAGAtgtcgccactttttgatatttaacaaatttaacgcatatcagtgaaataataaggatcaaagtaaaATGCCTTTCTAAAATTTTAATCGAGTGTCGAAAAAAGGTAGTACATTTCTGTGGCTAGGAATATTTCTTTGTcaatccacctttatttcaaattatcttcgTCTGGCATTGTCATCTTGCTGAAAAACAAGCTCTACGTCTAATTTGCCTAAAAAAGGACACGAACTAAAAATGATGGCAATAAGGtggttaatacatatttatactaAAATGGTCGCATTATTATTTCAGACctcttaaataattatattcttatACTCAAGTAGATTCGGACCACACTAAATCTGCACAgactttgcaatgacaaagtgtggctgTTTCAACATAAacttcaaatttctatgaaattaggaagtttattttaCTGGAATGACTGATTCTATACTGGAgttatatttgttatattatactATAGTTATTTAGCAGCTGTTCATCATTAGGCTCTAGATGTGATAAGATTAATGATTGTCAAAGGGTCATGCAgataaaatcatattttataatataattataatttaattagtacTTTAAGTTACAGAATCACAAATGGGGAATCTATAATTTActtatgtttcttttataatacattttataattatgaagTATTTACCATCTAAAATACTAGATGGTAGTACGTacttttgtgttttatttctcacctcgcagtatttacaaaTCATACACATTCAATTTATATCATCTTTTctgaaatttcattttgatcTCTTTGTGATTAGCTCAAAACTAGATTGAACAATGGATAATCAAGTTAAATAATGGCGTTAAATAGTCCACAACTTTCTATATGACATACTGCATGCGTCTCAACTCCTTCGTCTAATCGTCTAAGATTAGGAGCCCAGCTATTCACAGGTCCTGTAATTTTggtatctgcctctttatcgctcgaatatgagactgatagagaggcagatataAAAATTTGGactttcgattttcgcggtaagctATCAGATTTACCAACTACATttttacggttttgatcttattttgatgcGACCTTGAAAAGCGTTAATGCTGATTAGTGCGTGCAAGATGAAGTAACAGTATATTATTTAAACGCGTAAATGCTTTTCTAGTCGATTATGTAGAAGCCAGGCGCTgagtaatagtagtttatgtgactgctacataatgagacattaaaacacaagtgtgagtgtgaaacgaacgaagtgagtttcttaaaaggaccacacgagtATTTCAATGCCTGATTATGTAGAGTTACaaacactattttatctacatacatattataaactttctattaTATATACACAAACCCCaattacagccaacattgggaaatcgttgctcttttggcggaattcgcggatatgtggcggcgtcgccgaaatatttttatagctcattttaaactaaacttttgctattgttactttaaaaacaacaaaacaaactcattttatacttaaaactaattaaaagttaaactgtacgtcaaatggcggtaaatgaaaacttttttcacacaTTCGTAGAGACAAACTAGATTCGGgcgggcctatttccgtatcgttcgataattgtatgcaattttatttacatttcatgtcgaacaaaaaggcatctcgactgatattagaatagaggtcgaatcgaattgcttttttttcagagatgctCGAAATTTGAATATCATAACCAAATTTTGATGTTACTACATCATTTGAAGCTATTACAACGTTTTcgcagataagaaatttgttgtaaccaAACAGTTTAccttaatgttggccattactTACGGATTTTTAAGGCGtcatagaaggtttatgatatATGTGTAGATCAAATTTATATCCTTATTCCTTAATATTTTACGTGTAGGCAATCTACTCTTTATTAAAAGGGTAATACGGGTGATCTAACCAGAACACACCCTTTATTACTCTGGTATTACTGTTAAATTTGTTGATAGCTGCAATTTCTTCCTCCGTAAGGTTGAAATCGTAAATGTCGATGTTCTGCTTTTGGCGATGCTTGTCTGCTGATTTGGGTACTGGAGCTGTTCCGCGATCAACCTACAATtaaattttgagaaaaaatgTATTAGTTAATTATTGGCGACCAATGAAATGAGTGGAGTTTGAGAAGATTGCAGCAAAATTTCGTCTCGCAGTCCTGAGAGCCTAGTCCGGATGACACACGGTGATAAAAAACGCCaaacaaaacttaaataatatagggAAATATAGTTCGTTTTAtcgacgatgacgcgcagatttgtcaaatataaccttttaataacatgacaatacaaggcacgcgtcttcgtgaatgacacgatctatgatCACGTGAATTTTCGtaagcatctgtcatcccgagatttttttttgagatgcctttttgtttgGCGTTTGTTGTCTTTTTAATTGTCGTCTTCACTAGGCCCTCTGGTTCCAAGGTAGAAACGAAATACTATgctactaaattataaatgcttacccccttattcataaacgtctactaaagtgacgatgccgctaataatcgtttgtccctttccatcatatcaATACGTCGgtacgattattagcggcatcgtaactttagtagacgtttatgaataaaggggttaGTGATTACTTCCTGAGGTCTCGTACAGTCACGGATTTTAATTGtagatttttgacatttagacatttaccccccttattcataaacgtctacaaAAGTTGACAAgctgctaataatcgtttgtcccttttcgACTTATTGGTATgatagaaagggacaaacgattattaacggcttgtcaactatagtagacgtttatgaataaggggggtactttacattggacacaTCATACCGTTAGTCATGATTACATGATTGACatccaaattagcttgaaccctaaatgcatcaacaattttattaaagtcTTTGACAGTGCATCGACATACgtcaaatgaaaaataaaatttcaattgtcATCTAGGCCCTATAGGAAAATGTCTCCAATACACGGTATtgtagcgcgacattactgccgactgtatTGCTATTTGCTACCTTAAATGTGAAAATCAATGATACTGACCGGATGTTTGACATTTTCGGCGGTAATGTCGcgttgcaatactgctgcagtaatgctggtgtagtctgaatctGAACTGTAAGTGACACGTATAAGAAAGAATATAATTATTCCCCTGCTTACCAAATACCGCAGCACCACTTGAAACGTAGTCTTCCCATATTTCTTCGCTATCTTCGTCAGTACCGGATCATTGGGTGCGGGAGGCGGGGACTCCAGAGATTCTCGATCTACCATGAAGCCGAATGGGCTGTGG
Proteins encoded:
- the LOC133528900 gene encoding clavesin-1-like isoform X2; amino-acid sequence: MYFTMRAACPEFFTERDITKPALKDVYMTKIQGPPLPGITPNGRRVTLIRGTHPNLDSKQITDVLKLALMIGDVRLTEEKVGVAGDVYIIDATVLGPSLLAKLSPSVIKKFLICVQEAYPVKLKEVHIINTSSIVERFINFIKPFLKEKIRKRIYVHKGMKELSKHIPLEMLPAEYGGKSPSIDVLHEQWRLKLEEYRDWFAAQESVKANEALRPGQPTNYDELFGIDGSFRQLSID